Within Sphaerodactylus townsendi isolate TG3544 linkage group LG05, MPM_Stown_v2.3, whole genome shotgun sequence, the genomic segment cctggttaaatacatcactgccatttcatctggcctcccgtgggcataatggtagggagggtggagggtggaacGCCATCTGCCGTTGTACGGTTCTGGTttttattgctgctaatcagttttatgttacattttaagctgtttttatcattgttgttcaccgccctgagcccctagggggaaggCGGTTTAGAAATgaaattaatcaatcaatcaaataaataaatcaaagggCTGTGTCTACCCATATTCAGATGCCACAAATGTCCTGGAGGAAGCTCTATGTTCCATAGAAGAGAAATGCCTTATGTAACAACAACAATGGCCACAATCTTCATCCACCAGTCTGGGCACTCCATAGCCAACCCAGTTCAAAGGTCAAGTTCCGTGGCACTGATGCCATTGTTACTCCAAGAATACTGGGCCAGGAAGCATCTATTCTCCCACATTGAGCACACCAAAATAAACTCAAAGTATCCTCTCATTTCACAATGGAAGGAGTATCTATCATGACTACAACATAgcatgggaagaggctggatGTTCCAAGATGTCTGACAGAAAACGTCCAGTCAGCTACCTCCACCCACACAAATTCCTAAACATGCCACTCAAAATTTTGCAACTGACAGAGCTACTAAATGCTTGCACTGCCTATAGCCACAGTAACACAGGAAGGGATACATTaaacaaagaaagagagaaactaCTTTTAGGTCCTTCAGAAACGCTGATTTCAGTTTTCAAGGCCACAGCTGAAACCTTTTTCATTACAAAAGAAACAAGAGTGCCTCTCATGGACGTGTGGTTTAGCCAGTTTGGAACCTTGTATACAATGTAACAGCTTGTTGCTTTTCACCAGTAACCAGTGAACAAGGTCTCAAGAAACACAGGAAGACTTGCAAGCAATCACATCTCAGAAAGACAAAGCTAACCTCAAAACGGGTGAGAAAATCCTGAAGATTCTTGAACTTATCCAGGCACTTGGGTTCAAACATACGGTTTTGGTCGAGGACATCATACATGAGGAAGTCAACAAATGTAATCTAGAAAGAGAGCAACAATGAGGGCCTGCTGCAACCAAACCTGCCCTCGGAGGCCTGTCCTGGGATATGCCCATACCTTCTCCCCAGCAAACCATTTTCTGTCTCCTAGGAACTGGGAGACCAGCTTCAGCTTTTCCGGGAGTTGTTCCAAATACCCAGGCTTCAGTTTCTCCTACAAACAGAGAAGGAGGTGGAAGAAAAGACCACGATCACACCTCAAATCCAGCCAAAACATTCCTCTGCCCAACAGGGTTAAGGAGTTTGGTGATATGAAGACAAGAACCATTAGGTGTAAATTTATTAGGACCAAGGTTACTTTATTGGATTTATTACCAACCTGGCCAGAGCCTAGACTCAGGCCGGCTTATACACATAACTTAAACTACACTAATTCATCATAAAACTAGTTCACAATAGCATTATTACTCaaagcattaaaatataaatataaatcatcCAAATGGTGACTAATTAGGCATCCTCAACAGATTCCAGCAcagcataaaaactatccatCCACGTCCCATCATAAATCAAGTCAAGTCACTGTTCaattagggagaggagggggataaaggtggaggccagcaagatggaatggACTCATGGTTGTCTCAACCAAAGGCCTTgtggaacatttctgttttgctggCCTTGCAAAACTGATTAAGATCCTCCAGGTAGTGCCAATAAAGCAGCGGTACAAAACAGCTTTCTTCCAGGAAACATATTCAGAAGAAGTTACTAGGCAAAAAGTGATTTCTTCCCCCAGTCACACTCTATGCTGCACTAGGGCAACTCACACAGTGCCCATGGGCAGCTTCATGCTTTGGTCCAATCAGGGTACATGGGCATGGGGCACAGAGAAGGGTTTAAGGGTGAGTACACATCATTCACGCGTTTGCTGCAGAAAACAatcacatacaaacacacacctcAGTTATGCTTGCCAGTCAGGCATGGAGccattctttttgtgtgtgtgtgtgcaggtccTAAGAAGCTCAGCCTCAACCTTCACTACTCAGTCTCTCTGCTTTACTCTCTCTCAGCTATTTCATTCCTGTTTTCATGGAGGCACGTGAACTCACAAAATCAGGATTGTAGCAGACCACCACCAGGCTCATGCGTAAATCCATCACTTGGTTCTCCAGCATGTCCACTCTGCAAATCTCCTCCTCAGtttctccacctggagccaaCATAGGAGATCAGAAATTTAGGGAAGACAAAAGAAGGTTGTGATTGGCTAACCCAGACCCGGAAAGAAGTCAAGAAAATACTCACACATCTTATGCTTGCGTGCAATGTACCGGAGAATGGCATTACTCTGTGTAAGTTTGGTCTTGCCATCAATTAGATAGGGAAGCTGGGGAAATGAACCAAGAGTGATTAGCATTAGGACAAATGCTGGTCTTGCATTTCCAAGCTCACATTGCCCTATTCACTGTCACTGAGTaaatctccttcattttattcccaACAGTGAATGCTCCAGAGAAGATGATGGTCCTCTGCCAAATGTCTAGGATTCCTAGGTAAACCAAACAGGATGACCTTCCCACCCAGCACTTGGTGGACAAAGCCTGCTACATACATTGGGGAAGTCCAGACCCAGCTTTTCCTTTTCATTGATCCACTTGCTCTTATCATAGTCAGGAGCTAGAAGTAAaacagaaaagggaggggaggcttAGTTTCATATGAAGGAAATATGTTGGGCCACATTCGATTCTCATCACATTGCCAAGACAATCACAATTTTCAGATGTGCCAAACAGCCATGCTAATTGGGCAGCAAAACGACCATCCTAAAAACATCTATTAGGAACGGAAATTTGTGagctttacttctgagtaacttGGTTAGATCAAGGGGAATTTTCTGGGGAAACACTGctaactagggccgtttccgcacggccaggatgcgcccccacgcagccaagagttctggcggcgtgagggcgcaagcctgttcgcatgaacgggcgaagcggaggccagcagatggcaggcggctccgcatggagccgcctcttccccgtcccgcCCACTCCGCGATTGTCCTTGTCGagtaagcctgctgggtgtcgcCCAGCCCAAATTTcgcccgctgccctccgacccctggaggtcggaggacagtgtcgAAGCGGGCTACGCCCAGCAGGCAACGAACACGCGACACCGGGGAGCGAGGCTGGAGACATCTTCAGCgtggttcgcactgcgccgccgggaagacgcttcctccccaacaacaaccctttaaagggttgttgtttagggcggcctgatgccgccctggggggagggaagcgcagtcaggtcgccgctgcgcctgtgcgaacggcggcctgggggcggtgtttttactgcccccaggccgtcgttaatggaccgtgcggaaacggccctggtcTTGACCCTACTTTATGATTGACAACAACAATACTCTTCAAGCCTGTCAGAAATTCATAGCCTGTCAGAAACAAACATACATGCACTGCTTTTGCAATTGCTACACAATATCTACACAAAGTCACTGGGAGAAGTCATCTGGAGATAAACTCTATACTGGGCTTCTAGAAGATCCCATGGAACTCTGGAGACTGTGAACTGGTGCCTGGAGACAGTTTGGAGATGGATGAAGGCTACTgagctgaaactgaatcctgacaaaACAGAGAACTTTCTTCTAGGAAGTTCAGACTACATCAGAAACATAAATTCGAGCATCAAGCACAAAAAAGGCTTTGCATGTTCCAAACATCAGCAGTACGAACCTTCTCCACAGCTGTATAGTTTATCTTCATAAGGTGTTTCTGTGTACTCCAGTAGTAACCTGATGGCATGAGCAAGCTATTcatggagggggaaaaagaggccAAGGTACAATGAGAAGCCAGCATACTCAAACACCTGACTTATTTGTGCAACTCAATCCTATGCAAGTTTACACAGGTCACTCCCAAAGATTTGCCCCTAAGCAGGTATGAATGTAAATAAAGCCTTAACAAAATACTGGTAAATTCTGATCCTAAAGAACAACATTCCTCCAGAATCTGGTGGGTCCCCTCACTTCCCTGCTCCTGAGCCAACTAACTTATTTTATTCTGTTAAATTTCGGTTTATAGAATTCtattaatatattattttgtTATTGATGCATTAACACTGACTCTATTAGATTAAATGTTTTCATTAAATATACTTCTGTCAGCCACCTTGAAAAGCTAGAACTGAGTGGAAGGGTgaaactattttaaaacaaacatctcAAACTTCTTTCTGTGACTTCCTTAGCCACCATTTGTTTTTTTCATGTTCAATATACATGAGTGCGTGTAAATTGCCATctagttgcagccaacttatgacaacctaTATGCTAGGCACTATACATTTATTAAAAGACcataaaatcatggaaaaaaatcctACCTAGAGCTTATAATTTAAGAGACCAGAAAGACAAGAAAACGGGAAGAGAAGAGATTAAAGTTATCAAATAATGAGCACAATGGaaaaaagccaaacaaaatgGTAACCTTCAAATGAACCCTTTTCAGAACCTCCCTGAAATGGCTCGCCTTGCAAATCAGAAGTGGAAGTCACAGTGTGAGTCAAGAGAATGAAACAATGAAAGCCCAGGGTGAGCATCTCTGGTTAGATTCACAATAAATCTTGCTGGCTAGAAGGTCCGGTCTCCAACTCCTCATACATCCCATGGAAAAGCTTTCCATTTTTGAAATCCTAAACTGTGGGCACCCATGAACAAAAGAACTTTGACAAATGTGAAACTCCTTTGATTATTTCAAAACCAACTTACATACTTGGTTTTATACAACAAAGTCTCACAGAGGCTTCATTCCTGGGTATGGCCAATACTTTTTAGGTCATTTCTACACAACTGGTAAACCCTCAGATTAACTTTATACAGATTCTACAGTAATTCTGAATTTTTTTACAGCAGGTTCCTGTTGCCAAGTTAATTATCCCAAGATAATCTCCAAGCTCCACAGCTTCTTTATTACTTGCTGCTAAGTCCTTCTGTTCTCCAGTTTCCAATTATAATAAACTCTTTTCTGGTTTTCTCTTCCACCATTTCTTCTCCCATTTCAAGGAGTTTCTAGCAAAACTCCTTCACATACAGCTGTGAATtatgctgctttcccccctcacgCATGGCACACAGCCTTCTTCCACTTTGAACTTCCAGTCATTCTTTTAAAGCTCCTCGCCTCTCACTACAACTTTTGTGGTGTCCATGTATTTTCTCCATCACTTATCCTTATTTTCCTAGTATATCAGAAAACAAACTATCCTGTCTGCAGTTTTTGTCCTCTCCAACCTCTCTCTTCATTTCTAGATGCCCCTCTTTTCTCTGCATCAAACGGAATCACACACCTCCAGACAAAATAAGGTTATGTTACCACATAACCACTTAACAgttcagtgtagtggttagagtgctgatcGAGAATCTGGTGATCCCCATTCAAATGTGTACTCTACCATGAAGCTTATTGTGTTAGTAATGCTCAAGTTAGTAATTTTCTTACAGCCTAACCTCAGGGTGAACAGAGAAGCACAACATAACCTGCCCTGCGCTCCTTGGAGGCAGGGTAGGATttctaaaatgtattaaataaatcattactcTTCTTATCTTGTTTTAAATACCACTGTACACAGCACAAATGAATCTCACGCTAtacctctttcatttttttctatgcGATTATATATGGAATATATTCTCTCTTGGTCTaggagtctgtgggcacctttggaattctgacacatgatggcgggcacaaccacaaaatggctgccaacagaggcagcaacaaaatgactgccacaggaggcagagataACCACAAaatatctgggagtaagcttatgAATAACTCTAATCATCACTCTTcgacatttcaggcagaagctatGCTTAATAGGAGGCcttttaaagaatatttattttaaaacatctgcacagccagtcataTCTTCAAGGGTTAATCAGAACCCTGGGAAAAAGTCCCATCtggcccacccactttctaaaaatgcttagTGGGCAGGCACCAGGAAAACTGTCAGTGTCATGGCACCCacagacaccatgttggggatcccagGTCCAGGGTCCCTTGAGCTGCCTGATTCCTTTCTTGCGGAAGATCAAAACAGTCAGATATTAGAACAGAGAtgtgatgttttaaataaagcctGGCTGACTTTATCCACCAGGCTTTATTTGAAGTACAGaaatttctctatttttttcttttttgttgtcaagtcacatatGTTTTGTTGTCCAATcacaggggttttcaaggcaagagaccttcagaaacGGTTTGCCATTACCCCACGATTCCTTGTAGATCTCTCATTTAAGTACATTTCTTACAGATGTATGTACCCCAGAATATCACAAAAGTCAGACTGGCTTGCTTAACAGATCACAAGATGTGCAGCGACTGCCTTTTGATCTGTTGGTCACAAGATGTCTTTGCTTGGAGCAATTTTGCCAACACCTCTTGTCTCCAACTTCTTGCATACAAAGTTCCTCTTTAGCAACTGGTCTGCACAGAACCAAAGGCAGATTGTCTCAAG encodes:
- the LOC125433008 gene encoding glutathione S-transferase Mu 1-like, with translation MAMILGYWDIRGLAHAIRLLLEYTETPYEDKLYSCGEAPDYDKSKWINEKEKLGLDFPNLPYLIDGKTKLTQSNAILRYIARKHKMCGETEEEICRVDMLENQVMDLRMSLVVVCYNPDFEKLKPGYLEQLPEKLKLVSQFLGDRKWFAGEKITFVDFLMYDVLDQNRMFEPKCLDKFKNLQDFLTRFEGLEKIAAYMRSSRFMKTPINNKMAKWCNKKE